In the Armatimonadota bacterium genome, GTTATCACTACGCCTGCGGCCCGGCGCCGTCTCGGGAGGGGATCGATGAAGCCACCCAGGGTGGGAGTGCTGACCTTCTCCGACGGCCGTCCCGCCGTCCACCGGGAACTGCTCCCGCTCACCCGCCAGTTCCAGGACCGTCTGGCCGCGCGCCTGCGGGCGGCCGGATGGGAGGTCGTCGTCGGCCGCGAGATCGTCTGGACCACCGACCTGGCCCAGCAGGAGGCGCGGTACCTCGCGGCCCAGGGCGTGGAGGTCACGATCTTCAACTACGCCATCTGGGCCTGGCCGCACTACTCTGCCATCGCGGCCCAGTTCGTCCCCGCCCCGATCCTGCTGTTCTCCAACGTGAACCCGCAGTATCCGGGGCTGGTGGCCATGCTGGCGGCGGCCGGCAGCCTGGACCAGATCGGGGTGTGCTGCGGGCGGGTCTCGGGCGACATCGACGACGACGCGGTCTTCCAGCGGGTGCTGCAGTTCCTGCGGCCGGCGGCGGCGCGCAACCGGTTGCGCGGCGAGGTGTACGGTGTGATCGGCGGCCGCTCGATGGGGATGTACACCGCCGTGCCCGCCCTGGACGTCTGGCGGCGAGAGTTCGGCATCGACATCGAGCACATCGACCAGTTCGAGATCGTCCGGCGCGCCGCGCGGGTCCCCGACAGCCGGGCCGACGCCGCCATCGCCTGGCTGCAGGAGCACGGCGCGACGATCCACTACGACGGCGAGAAGCTGACCCCCGAGCTGCTGCGCCGCCAGATCAAGGCCTACCACGCCGTGCGCGAGCTCGTCGACGAGTGGCGATTGGACTTCTGCGGGATCAAGGGCCAGCCCGAGATGACCGATCACTTCGTCACCATGGACGTGCCCGAAGCCTTCCTCAACGACCCCTACGACTGGGAAGGCCCCCACGACCCCATCGTCTGCGCCACCGAGGCCGACAGCGACGGCGCCCTGACCATGGAGATCTTCAAGCACCTGGCCGGCACCCCGGTGCTGTTCGCCGACGTGCGGCACTACGACGCCGCCGACGACGTGTGGGACCTGTGCAACTCGGGCCAGCACGCCACGTACTTCGCGGGCCGATCGTTCGACCCCGCGGCCAACCTCCGGCACGTGCACCTCTACCCGGCGATCCTCTACTTTCCCGCGGGCGGTGCCTCGGTGATGCACGTGGCGGCGCCGGGCCCGGTGACGCTCGCCCGCCTGGCCCGCCGCAACGGCCGCTACTGGATGGCCATCGTCCCCGGCGAGTTCGTCGCCTTTCCGCCGGAGGTCACCGCGCGCAAGGTGGCAGCTACCACGCCGCAGTGGCCGCACGCGTTCGCGCGGCTGCGCGTCTCGGCCGACGCGTTCCTGGCCGAGTACGACTCCAACCACATCCACGGAGTCTACGGAGACTGGGTGGCCGACCTCGTCTGGTTCTGCCGCATGACGGGGATCGAGCCGCGGGTGTTCGGGCCGGCACCGTCTGCGCTGCCCGGCGCCTCTGCGTGACGGCGGTGACCACCTACACCGTCGGCGTCGACTTCGGCACGGAGTCCGCCCGGGCGGTCCTGGTCCGGACCGCCGACGGCGCGCTGGCGGCCACGGCCACCGCCGCCTACCCCCACGGCGTCATCGACCGGACGCTGCCGGACGAGCCTCGGCCGCTGCCCGCGGACTGGGCCCTGCAGCATCCCGACGACTGGGTGGGCGTCCTGGAGGTGCTGCTCCGCCAGATGGCTGCTGCGGTCCCAGCCGACGCCATCGTGGGCATCGGCGTGGACTTCACATCGTGTACGGTGCTTCCCACGACCGCCGACGGCGTCCCCCTGTGCACGCTGCCCGAGTACCGCCGCGAGCCTCATGCCTGGCCCAAGCTGTGGAAGCACCACGCCGCGCAGCCCTACGCCGATCGCATCAATGCGGCCGCGGACCGGCCGGACGCCGGGTTCCTGCGCTGGTACGGCGGGAAGACCTCGTCGGAGTGGCTGTGGGCCAAAGGGTGGCAGGTGCTGGCGGAAGCGCCTGAGGTCATGGCTGCTGCCGCGCGCTGGATCGAGGGCGGCGACTGGATCGTCTGGCAGTTGACCGGCCGCGAGGTGCGCAGCGCCTGCCAGGCGGGCTACAAGGCCCACTGGCAGAAGGCAGAAGGGTATCCCGACGCAGCCTTCTGGGCCGCGCTGGACCCTGCGCTGCCCACGCTGCTCGACCGCCTGGGGCCTCCTCAGCCCGTGGCCACGGCGGCGGGCGCGCTCACCGACGCCTGGGCGCGCCGTACGGGCCTGCGCGCGGGCACGCCGGTCGCGGTGGCCGTCATCGACGCCCATGCGGCGGTGCCCGCCGTGGGCGTGCGCGAGCCCGGCCGGCTGGTGGCGATCATGGGCACCTCGACGTGCCACCTGCTGGTCGACCCGCAGCGCCGCGCGGTCCGGGGTATCGCCGGCGTCGTGGAGGACGGTATCCTGCCGGGGCTGTTCGGGTACGAGGCCGGGCAGGTCTCGGTTGGCGACATCTTCCAGTGGTACGTGCGCACCAGCGTGCCCGAGCGGGTGGCCGCGCGGGCGGAGACCGGGGGCGCGGCCCCGGCGGGGCGCGGCGCCGGCGCGCCCGGCGAGGCGGCGCTCTTCGCAGCGCTCGAGGCGCAGGCGGCGACGCTGCAACCGGGGGAGGCGGGACTGCTGGCGCTCGACTGGTGGAACGGCTGTCGGACGCCGCTGGTGGACGCGGACCTCTCGGGGCTGCTGGTGGGGCTGACGCTCGCCACCGAACCCCACGAGATCTACCGGGCGCTGCTGGAGTCGACCGCCTACGGCACCCGGCGCGTGCTCGACACGTTCGAGGCAGGCGGCGTGCCCGTGCGCGAGGTGATCGCGTGCGGCGGCCTGGCCGAACGCAGCCCGCTGCTGCTGCAGATCACCGCCGACGTGCTGGGCCGTGAGGTCCTGGCCTCGCAGGCCCGCCACGCGTCGGCGGTCGGCGCGGCCATCTACGCGGCCGCGGCGGCGGGCGCGGACCGCGGCGGCGATGGCATGCTGGCCGCCATCGAGCGCATGGGCGATCGGCAGTACGTGCCGTACCGGCCCGACACGCGGGCGCACCGGGTGTACGACGTGCTCTACCGCGAGTACCTGGACCTCGCCCGGCATTTCGGCGAGGGGGGTTCGGACGTGATGCGCCGCCTGCGGGCACTGCGCGCGCAGGCGCGCGGGGCCCGGGAGCGGCGCGCAGAGGTGGCACGAGACCGCGAGCGCGGAGGTGACGGGAGATGAGTGGCAACGGGCGTGGGGACGGAAGCGCGATCAGCCGGCGCGCTTTCCTCAAGACGGCCGCGGCGGCGGCGCTGGCGACGTCGGCCGGAGGGGTGCGGCTGCCCCTGGCGGCCGCCCAGGAGCGGGTGCTCACCCTCGACTACTACACGCTGTTCCACAGCGGCGACGCCGCCGCCATGGAGCGCATCGTCCGCCAGTTCAACACCGAGCACCGCACGGTGCGGTTGAACCTGCTGCAGGGCCAGTGGGCCGAGTACTACGCGCAGCTGTTCGCGGCGGTGGGCGCGGGCAACGCGCCGCACATCGGCATCTGCCACTCCAGCCGGGTGATGGACGTCTACCGGGCACTCACGCCGCTGGAGGAGTCGCGGGCGGGCAACCTGCTGGAGATCGCGGACATCCGGGCGCCGGCCTACACCAAGACGGTGTGGGAGGCGGGCGTCTACCAGGGGAAGCGCTACCTGGTGCCGCTGGACTCGCACATGTGGGGGCTGTGGTACAACAAGGACCTCTTTCGCCAGGCCGGCCTCGACCCCGACCGCCCGCCGGAGACCCGGGAAGAGTTCGAGCGCGCCTGCGAGGCCCTGCGCACCCGCACCGGCCGCTTCGCCTTCCACCCGGCCGAGGACGCGCTGCCCCGGAAGATCCGCCGGGCATGGGAGATCCTGTTCTGGGGGCAGGGCGGCGAGCTGCTCACGCCCGACGGGAAGCGCGCGGCGTTCAACGACGAGCGCGGCCTGCGCGCCCTGGACTACCTGGTGACGATGATCCGGCGCGGCTGGAACCAGCCCGGCACCGACGGGTTCAAGCAGTTCGCGGCCGGGCAGCTGGGGATGCTGCTGGCGGGGAAC is a window encoding:
- a CDS encoding L-fucose/L-arabinose isomerase family protein, encoding MKPPRVGVLTFSDGRPAVHRELLPLTRQFQDRLAARLRAAGWEVVVGREIVWTTDLAQQEARYLAAQGVEVTIFNYAIWAWPHYSAIAAQFVPAPILLFSNVNPQYPGLVAMLAAAGSLDQIGVCCGRVSGDIDDDAVFQRVLQFLRPAAARNRLRGEVYGVIGGRSMGMYTAVPALDVWRREFGIDIEHIDQFEIVRRAARVPDSRADAAIAWLQEHGATIHYDGEKLTPELLRRQIKAYHAVRELVDEWRLDFCGIKGQPEMTDHFVTMDVPEAFLNDPYDWEGPHDPIVCATEADSDGALTMEIFKHLAGTPVLFADVRHYDAADDVWDLCNSGQHATYFAGRSFDPAANLRHVHLYPAILYFPAGGASVMHVAAPGPVTLARLARRNGRYWMAIVPGEFVAFPPEVTARKVAATTPQWPHAFARLRVSADAFLAEYDSNHIHGVYGDWVADLVWFCRMTGIEPRVFGPAPSALPGASA
- a CDS encoding ribulokinase → MTTYTVGVDFGTESARAVLVRTADGALAATATAAYPHGVIDRTLPDEPRPLPADWALQHPDDWVGVLEVLLRQMAAAVPADAIVGIGVDFTSCTVLPTTADGVPLCTLPEYRREPHAWPKLWKHHAAQPYADRINAAADRPDAGFLRWYGGKTSSEWLWAKGWQVLAEAPEVMAAAARWIEGGDWIVWQLTGREVRSACQAGYKAHWQKAEGYPDAAFWAALDPALPTLLDRLGPPQPVATAAGALTDAWARRTGLRAGTPVAVAVIDAHAAVPAVGVREPGRLVAIMGTSTCHLLVDPQRRAVRGIAGVVEDGILPGLFGYEAGQVSVGDIFQWYVRTSVPERVAARAETGGAAPAGRGAGAPGEAALFAALEAQAATLQPGEAGLLALDWWNGCRTPLVDADLSGLLVGLTLATEPHEIYRALLESTAYGTRRVLDTFEAGGVPVREVIACGGLAERSPLLLQITADVLGREVLASQARHASAVGAAIYAAAAAGADRGGDGMLAAIERMGDRQYVPYRPDTRAHRVYDVLYREYLDLARHFGEGGSDVMRRLRALRAQARGARERRAEVARDRERGGDGR
- a CDS encoding extracellular solute-binding protein, which gives rise to MSGNGRGDGSAISRRAFLKTAAAAALATSAGGVRLPLAAAQERVLTLDYYTLFHSGDAAAMERIVRQFNTEHRTVRLNLLQGQWAEYYAQLFAAVGAGNAPHIGICHSSRVMDVYRALTPLEESRAGNLLEIADIRAPAYTKTVWEAGVYQGKRYLVPLDSHMWGLWYNKDLFRQAGLDPDRPPETREEFERACEALRTRTGRFAFHPAEDALPRKIRRAWEILFWGQGGELLTPDGKRAAFNDERGLRALDYLVTMIRRGWNQPGTDGFKQFAAGQLGMLLAGNWYLPTAKDSRVNFGFHYVPKFFDRPVTWGDSHNLVIPRQRPDRASNEVLVAAIRAIKWINEHSDLWGIYGGHIPAYLPAQRSRALLESDSWSLALKKFTDMANRGYVHYPLIHEKAPQVHAAIEPYIQEAYNLRLAPRDALARAEAEVNRVLAA